Genomic DNA from Candidatus Omnitrophota bacterium:
TAAGGCCGCCGGAAATAACAAGAGAGACGGCCGACGACACCTTTGAGATGGCGAGAGCTTTTCGCGGGCCTATCTTCGAGAAAAAAGATTTGTTGTTTTTTCTGGGTATAGATATTTCTGTTATCAGTTCATTTTTTTTGAGAACGGTTTTTTTGGGTCCCGTAAAAAATTTATCCGCGGGAACAGACCTCATATCTGTTTTTATGACAGCCCCCAGAGCGTATAACGCGGGGATGGCG
This window encodes:
- a CDS encoding xanthine dehydrogenase family protein subunit M; the protein is AIPALYALGAVIKTDMRSVPADKFFTGPKKTVLKKNELITEISIPRKNNKSFFSKIGPRKALAISKVSSAVSLVISGGLIREAGIAFGAVGPTVIRAAETEKFLKGKKLNKAVISRAAKTAAGEICPIDDFRSTAKYRRETAAVIIERALLKAI